A window of Candidatus Pantoea floridensis contains these coding sequences:
- the cvpA gene encoding colicin V production protein, whose amino-acid sequence MIWIDYVIIAVVGFSALVSLIRGFVREALSLVTWGCAFFVASHYYAYLAVWFTGFDDELVRNGIAIAVLFVATLIVGAIVNYVIGSLVEKTGLSGTDRVLGVCFGALRGVLIVSAMLFFLDTFTGFSKSPDWQQSQLIPQFSYIIRWFFDYLKSTSSFLPR is encoded by the coding sequence ATGATCTGGATTGATTACGTCATTATTGCGGTAGTTGGTTTTTCGGCTCTGGTCAGCCTGATTCGTGGGTTTGTCCGTGAAGCCTTATCTCTCGTTACCTGGGGATGCGCGTTTTTTGTCGCCAGTCATTATTACGCCTACCTTGCAGTCTGGTTTACAGGTTTTGACGACGAACTGGTTCGCAACGGCATCGCCATCGCGGTGTTATTCGTGGCCACCCTGATTGTGGGGGCCATCGTGAACTATGTGATCGGCTCGCTGGTTGAGAAAACTGGCTTGTCGGGAACCGACAGGGTGTTGGGGGTCTGTTTCGGGGCGTTGCGTGGCGTGCTGATAGTGTCTGCTATGCTTTTCTTCCTTGATACATTCACCGGCTTTTCCAAAAGCCCGGACTGGCAACAGTCGCAGCTTATTCCCCAGTTCAGTTACATCATCAGGTGGTTTTTTGATTACCTGAAAAGCACGTCGAGTTTTTTACCCCGGTGA
- the purF gene encoding amidophosphoribosyltransferase — protein sequence MCGIVGITGFMPVNQSIYDALTVLQHRGQDAAGICTIDAINCFRLRKANGLVSDVFEARHMQRLQGNIGIGHVRYPTAGSSSASEAQPFYVNSPYGITLAHNGNLTNAHELRKQLFETGRRHVNTTSDSEILLNIFAQELDRFQHYPLEADNIFAAVAAVHQQVRGAYAVVSMIIGHGMVAFRDPNGIRPLVLGKRVIADGRTEYMVASESVALDTLGFEFIRDVAPGEAVYITEQGQLSTRQCAENPKTNPCLFEYVYFARPDSFLDKISVYSARVRMGTKLGEKIAREWEDLDIDVVIPIPETSTDIALEIARILDKPYRQGFVKNRYVGRTFIMPGQQLRRSAVRRKLNANRAEFRDKNVLLVDDSIVRGTTSEQIIEMAREAGAKRVYLASAAPEIRFPNVYGIDMPSATELIAHGREVEEIRQLIKADALIFQDLNDLIEAVREENPDIAQFECSVFNGIYVTKDVDQQYLEYLQSLRNDDSKAIARQTEVEGLELHNEG from the coding sequence ATGTGCGGTATTGTTGGTATCACCGGTTTTATGCCAGTAAACCAGTCAATCTATGACGCGTTAACGGTGCTTCAGCACCGCGGGCAGGATGCCGCCGGCATTTGTACCATCGATGCTATTAACTGCTTCCGTTTGCGTAAAGCCAACGGTCTGGTAAGCGATGTGTTCGAAGCGCGCCACATGCAGCGTCTGCAGGGCAACATCGGGATTGGCCATGTACGCTACCCCACGGCAGGCAGCTCGAGCGCCTCTGAAGCGCAACCCTTCTACGTGAACTCCCCGTATGGCATCACGTTGGCGCACAACGGTAACCTGACCAACGCGCATGAACTGCGCAAACAGCTGTTCGAAACGGGCCGCCGTCACGTTAATACCACCTCAGATTCCGAAATCCTGCTGAACATTTTCGCGCAGGAGCTGGACCGTTTTCAGCATTACCCGCTGGAAGCCGACAACATTTTTGCTGCGGTGGCGGCAGTGCATCAGCAGGTGCGCGGCGCTTACGCGGTCGTTTCTATGATTATCGGGCACGGTATGGTCGCCTTCCGCGATCCTAACGGTATTCGTCCGCTGGTGCTGGGCAAGCGCGTCATCGCTGATGGCCGCACCGAATATATGGTGGCGTCAGAAAGTGTCGCGCTCGACACGCTGGGCTTCGAGTTCATTCGTGACGTTGCGCCGGGTGAAGCGGTGTACATCACCGAGCAGGGCCAGCTGTCTACCCGCCAGTGTGCAGAAAACCCGAAAACTAATCCTTGCCTGTTCGAGTACGTTTACTTTGCGCGTCCGGATTCATTCCTCGATAAAATCTCGGTGTACAGTGCGCGCGTGCGCATGGGCACCAAGCTGGGTGAGAAAATAGCCCGCGAGTGGGAAGATCTGGACATCGATGTGGTGATTCCCATTCCCGAAACCTCCACCGATATCGCGCTGGAAATCGCGCGCATCCTCGACAAGCCTTATCGCCAGGGATTCGTGAAAAACCGCTACGTTGGCCGTACCTTTATTATGCCGGGCCAGCAGCTGCGCCGCAGCGCGGTGCGCCGTAAGCTCAACGCTAACCGTGCCGAGTTCCGCGATAAAAACGTGTTGCTGGTGGATGATTCCATCGTACGCGGTACCACCTCAGAGCAGATTATCGAGATGGCACGCGAAGCGGGTGCGAAACGTGTTTACCTCGCTTCTGCGGCACCGGAAATTCGTTTCCCGAACGTCTACGGAATCGATATGCCAAGCGCAACCGAGCTCATCGCTCACGGCCGTGAAGTGGAAGAGATTCGTCAGCTGATTAAAGCCGATGCGTTGATTTTCCAGGATCTGAACGATCTGATCGAAGCGGTGCGTGAAGAAAACCCCGATATCGCCCAGTTCGAGTGCTCGGTATTTAACGGCATTTACGTCACCAAAGATGTCGATCAGCAGTACCTTGAGTATCTGCAGTCGCTGCGTAACGACGATTCCAAAGCCATTGCGCGTCAGACAGAAGTAGAAGGTTTAGAGCTGCACAACGAAGGCTAA
- a CDS encoding UbiX family flavin prenyltransferase — MKRLIIGISGASGAIYGVRMLQVLQPLAEVETHLVISPAARQTLALETDFTLREVQAMADVVHDVRDIAASISSGSYKTLGMAIAPCSMKTLSGIVHSYSDSLLTRAADVVLKEQRKLVLCVRETPLHLGHLRTMTTAAELGALIMPPVPAFYHRPQSISELVDQTVNRVLDQFDIELPEDLFTRWSGA, encoded by the coding sequence ATGAAACGACTGATCATTGGTATTTCCGGCGCCAGCGGCGCAATCTACGGCGTGCGCATGTTGCAGGTGCTGCAACCGCTGGCGGAAGTGGAAACCCATTTAGTGATCAGCCCCGCAGCGCGTCAAACGCTGGCGCTGGAAACCGATTTCACCCTGCGCGAGGTGCAAGCGATGGCCGATGTGGTGCATGACGTGCGCGATATTGCCGCCAGCATCTCCTCCGGCTCCTATAAAACACTCGGCATGGCAATTGCGCCGTGCTCGATGAAAACGCTCTCCGGTATTGTGCATAGCTACAGCGATAGCCTGCTGACGCGCGCGGCAGATGTGGTGCTGAAAGAGCAGCGTAAGCTGGTGCTGTGCGTGCGCGAAACGCCGCTGCATCTGGGGCATCTGCGCACGATGACCACGGCAGCTGAACTCGGTGCGCTTATTATGCCGCCCGTACCGGCGTTCTATCATCGCCCACAATCGATTAGTGAGTTAGTCGATCAAACCGTCAATCGCGTGCTGGATCAGTTTGATATTGAGCTACCGGAAGATCTTTTCACCCGCTGGAGCGGTGCATAA
- the argT gene encoding lysine/arginine/ornithine ABC transporter substrate-binding protein ArgT produces MKKRVLALSLMLAMASSASVFAAVPQTLRIGTDPTYPPFESKNAQGQLVGFDIDLANEICKRIKTKCTYVESDFDALIPSLKAKKIDAIISSLSITEKRQEEIAFSEKLYAANARLVAPKGSTLQPTIESLKGKNIGLLQGTTQETYAKQYWQPKGVTVTPYANQDLVYQDLNAGRIDAAFQDEVQASEGFLKQPVGAKYAFAGPAVKDDKIFGVGTGMGLRKDDADLKAAIDKAFGEMRKDGTYDKIAKKYFDFNVYGD; encoded by the coding sequence ATGAAAAAGCGAGTTTTGGCTCTTTCTCTGATGCTGGCAATGGCAAGTAGCGCGAGCGTCTTCGCTGCTGTACCACAGACGCTGCGCATCGGAACTGACCCGACTTATCCGCCATTCGAATCCAAGAACGCGCAGGGCCAGCTGGTTGGCTTTGATATCGATCTGGCCAACGAAATTTGTAAACGTATCAAGACTAAATGTACTTATGTGGAAAGTGATTTCGATGCGCTGATCCCGTCGCTGAAGGCGAAGAAAATTGACGCCATCATCTCTTCTCTCTCTATCACCGAGAAGCGTCAGGAAGAGATTGCCTTCTCAGAGAAATTGTATGCGGCTAATGCGCGTTTAGTGGCGCCAAAAGGTTCAACGCTGCAGCCAACCATTGAATCGCTGAAAGGCAAAAACATCGGTCTGCTGCAGGGCACCACGCAGGAAACCTATGCAAAACAGTACTGGCAGCCGAAAGGCGTCACCGTTACGCCATACGCTAACCAGGATCTGGTCTACCAGGATCTGAATGCCGGTCGTATCGATGCTGCGTTCCAGGATGAAGTGCAGGCGAGTGAAGGCTTCCTCAAGCAGCCGGTCGGTGCGAAATATGCCTTTGCCGGCCCAGCGGTCAAAGACGATAAAATCTTTGGCGTCGGCACCGGTATGGGTTTGCGTAAAGATGATGCAGACCTGAAGGCGGCGATCGATAAAGCCTTTGGCGAGATGCGTAAAGACGGTACCTACGACAAGATTGCTAAAAAGTACTTCGACTTTAATGTCTACGGCGATTAA
- a CDS encoding histidine ABC transporter permease HisQ — protein MLYGYSDVILKGTLVTLELALSSVLLAVVLGLIGAGAKLSRNRPLAMLFEGYTTLIRGVPDLVLMLLIFYGLQIALNTLTDALGLAQFDIDPMVAGIITLGFIYGAYFTETFRGAFLAVPKGQIEAATAFGFTGSQTFRRILFPAMMRFALPGIGNNWQVILKATALVSLLGLEDVVKATQLAGKSTWQPFYFAIVAGVIYLVFTTLSNGVLWWLERRYTVGVKRAEL, from the coding sequence ATGTTGTATGGCTATTCCGATGTAATCCTTAAGGGCACCCTTGTGACGCTAGAGCTGGCACTCAGCTCGGTGCTGCTGGCGGTGGTGCTCGGCCTGATTGGCGCTGGTGCCAAACTTTCCCGCAATCGCCCGCTGGCGATGCTGTTTGAAGGCTATACCACCTTAATTCGTGGTGTGCCCGACCTGGTGTTGATGCTGCTGATTTTCTACGGATTGCAGATCGCACTTAATACACTGACCGATGCGCTGGGGCTGGCCCAGTTTGATATCGACCCGATGGTCGCCGGTATTATCACGCTTGGTTTTATCTACGGCGCTTATTTCACCGAAACCTTTCGCGGTGCGTTTCTGGCAGTGCCGAAAGGGCAGATCGAAGCAGCCACCGCCTTCGGCTTTACCGGCTCGCAAACCTTCCGTCGTATTTTGTTCCCGGCAATGATGCGTTTTGCGTTGCCGGGCATCGGCAATAACTGGCAGGTCATTCTGAAAGCGACCGCGCTGGTCTCGCTGCTGGGCCTGGAAGATGTGGTGAAAGCCACGCAGCTGGCAGGCAAAAGTACCTGGCAACCGTTCTACTTCGCGATTGTGGCGGGGGTGATTTATCTGGTGTTTACCACGCTGTCGAACGGCGTGCTGTGGTGGCTTGAGCGCCGCTACACGGTGGGTGTGAAAAGGGCCGAGCTATGA
- a CDS encoding ABC transporter permease codes for MIEIIQEYWKQLLWTDGYRFTGIAITLWLLILSVVIGGSLAVLLAIARVSSNRFISTPVWLFTYVFRGTPLYVQLLVFYSGMYTLEVVKGNELLNAFFRSGLNCTLLAFTLNTCAYTTEIFAGAIRSVPHGEIEAARAYGFSPFKLYRCIILPSALRTALPAYSNEVILMLHSTALAFTATVPDLLKIARDINSATYQPFTAFGIAAVLYLIISYGLISVFRKAEQRFLAHVKPSSSH; via the coding sequence ATGATTGAGATTATTCAGGAGTATTGGAAGCAGCTGCTCTGGACCGATGGTTATCGTTTTACCGGCATTGCAATTACGCTGTGGTTATTGATTCTTTCGGTTGTGATCGGCGGTTCTCTTGCGGTATTGCTGGCGATTGCGCGCGTCTCCTCCAACCGCTTTATCTCCACACCGGTATGGTTGTTCACGTATGTGTTCCGCGGTACACCGCTGTATGTGCAACTACTGGTGTTTTACTCTGGGATGTACACGCTGGAAGTGGTGAAAGGCAACGAGTTGCTAAACGCCTTCTTCCGCAGTGGACTGAACTGTACGCTGCTGGCGTTCACGCTGAATACCTGCGCCTATACCACCGAAATCTTTGCCGGTGCAATTCGCTCGGTGCCGCATGGGGAAATCGAAGCGGCGCGTGCTTACGGCTTCTCACCGTTTAAACTCTATCGTTGCATTATTTTGCCCTCGGCTCTGCGCACGGCGCTGCCGGCTTACAGTAATGAAGTGATCCTGATGCTGCACTCCACTGCGCTGGCGTTCACGGCCACGGTGCCGGATCTGTTAAAAATCGCGCGCGATATCAACTCGGCGACCTATCAGCCGTTTACCGCGTTTGGCATCGCTGCGGTGCTGTATCTGATTATCTCTTACGGGCTGATTAGCGTGTTCCGCAAAGCTGAGCAACGCTTCCTCGCGCACGTAAAACCCTCTTCATCGCATTGA
- the hisP gene encoding histidine ABC transporter ATP-binding protein HisP, with translation MAENKLSVTELHKRYGEHEVLKGVSLQANAGDVISIIGSSGSGKSTFLRCINFLEKPSEGTIAVNNQQINLVRDTDGQLKVANKEQLRMLRTRLTMVFQHFNLWSHMTVLDNVTEAPIQVLGLSKAEARERAVKYLDKVGIDARARAKYPVHLSGGQQQRVSIARALAMEPEVLLFDEPTSALDPELVGEVLRIMQKLAEEGKTMVVVTHEMEFARHVSNHVIFLHQGKIEEQGTPDELFGNPKSPRLQQFLKGSLK, from the coding sequence ATGGCTGAAAATAAATTAAGCGTTACCGAACTGCACAAACGTTACGGTGAACATGAAGTTCTCAAAGGTGTGTCACTGCAGGCTAATGCCGGCGATGTGATCAGCATTATTGGCTCGTCGGGTTCCGGGAAAAGTACCTTCTTGCGCTGCATTAACTTCCTCGAGAAACCGAGTGAAGGCACGATTGCGGTGAACAATCAGCAGATCAATTTGGTGCGTGATACCGATGGTCAGCTGAAAGTGGCCAATAAAGAACAGTTACGCATGTTGCGCACGCGCCTGACCATGGTGTTTCAGCATTTTAATCTGTGGAGCCATATGACGGTGCTGGACAACGTCACCGAGGCGCCGATTCAGGTGCTAGGACTGAGCAAGGCAGAAGCGCGCGAGCGTGCGGTTAAATATCTGGATAAGGTCGGTATTGATGCGCGCGCGCGCGCCAAATATCCGGTACATCTCTCCGGCGGCCAGCAGCAGCGTGTGTCCATTGCGCGTGCCCTGGCGATGGAACCAGAAGTGTTGCTGTTTGACGAACCGACCTCGGCGCTGGATCCAGAATTAGTCGGCGAAGTGCTGCGCATCATGCAGAAGCTGGCCGAAGAGGGCAAAACCATGGTGGTGGTGACGCACGAGATGGAGTTTGCTCGTCACGTCTCTAATCACGTGATCTTTCTGCATCAGGGTAAGATTGAAGAGCAGGGCACGCCGGATGAGCTGTTCGGTAACCCGAAAAGCCCGCGCTTGCAGCAGTTCTTGAAGGGGTCGTTGAAGTAA
- a CDS encoding sugar-binding transcriptional regulator, whose product MSREEKKQELAARAAWMYYVAGVTQQEIARALGLSRQVAQRLVSSAREMGMVSVKIDHPVTHCLHLAREIQDKFGLTLCRVVPSANLDEDAIQQMLAVEGAAVMSQYINDEQPQVFGIGSGKTLRSMIDALPWVERPQHQCVSMIGAIARDDSGTRYDVPLKMAEKMQGKYFFIPAPLYADTPEDKAMWIQHQVYQRVTLRALQADVAFVGIGEVQPGCPLHAEGFITDTQVAALNARGVVGEMLGHFFNQQGERVLGETDELLTSVLLESRTQRQIIGFAGSERKYPAIRAALQGGWVSGLVTDEDTALRLLQE is encoded by the coding sequence ATGAGCAGAGAAGAGAAAAAACAAGAACTGGCGGCACGCGCGGCCTGGATGTATTACGTCGCGGGCGTGACGCAGCAGGAGATTGCACGCGCGTTGGGCTTGTCGCGTCAGGTGGCGCAGCGCCTTGTCTCCAGCGCGCGTGAGATGGGTATGGTGAGCGTGAAAATTGATCATCCGGTGACGCACTGTTTGCATCTGGCGCGTGAGATTCAGGATAAGTTCGGCCTGACGCTATGCCGCGTGGTGCCTTCAGCCAATCTCGACGAGGATGCCATCCAGCAGATGCTGGCGGTAGAAGGTGCTGCTGTAATGTCGCAATACATTAATGACGAGCAACCGCAGGTATTTGGCATTGGTTCCGGTAAGACATTACGTTCGATGATCGATGCATTACCTTGGGTAGAACGGCCGCAGCATCAGTGCGTATCAATGATTGGCGCAATTGCGCGGGATGATTCGGGCACACGTTACGATGTACCGCTGAAGATGGCGGAGAAAATGCAGGGCAAGTATTTCTTTATCCCGGCACCGCTGTATGCCGATACCCCCGAAGATAAGGCGATGTGGATTCAGCATCAGGTGTACCAACGCGTGACGTTGCGCGCACTGCAGGCGGATGTGGCGTTTGTTGGCATTGGTGAGGTTCAGCCCGGATGCCCGCTGCATGCCGAGGGCTTTATTACCGATACGCAAGTGGCAGCGCTTAACGCGCGCGGCGTGGTTGGCGAAATGCTCGGGCACTTTTTCAATCAGCAAGGTGAGCGCGTGTTGGGTGAAACTGATGAGCTGCTCACCAGCGTACTGTTGGAGAGCCGAACGCAGCGGCAGATTATCGGCTTTGCCGGCAGCGAGCGTAAGTATCCGGCAATACGTGCCGCACTGCAGGGTGGTTGGGTATCAGGTTTGGTGACCGATGAGGATACCGCGCTGAGATTGCTGCAGGAATGA
- the xylB gene encoding xylulokinase, with the protein MYLGIDIGTSELKALLINTQGEIVASNHATLHVQRPHAHWAEQDPERWWQACGEVIAGLRQQAAQTWSEVRAIGLSGQMHGAVLLDAQGHVLRPCILWNDTRSAPQCEALRVQHPEMMQLSGNMIMPGFTAPKLRWVAENEPEIFRRIDKVLLPKDYLRWRMTGRFVSEPSDAAGTLWLDVAQRDWSDELLAITGLTRAQMPDLVEGSAVSATLQANLASEWGLSASVSVAGGGGDNAASAVGVGAVNPGDAFISLGTSGVIFVVNDRLLADPQSGVHAFCHALPGRWHQMSVMLSAASCLRWLCNLLSVTESQLMDEMAQLSDEQRRHAPVFLPYLSGERTPHNDPDASGSFFNLRHETPRALLGYAVIEGVAFGLADGFAVLGDAKRQIHQCSLTGGGARSTLWAQLIADVLQLPIVTHPASASGALGAARLAWLADGGLESEVCLKPLEQARYQPDAARGSVLQQRLQVFRTLYAQQQQARTLLPD; encoded by the coding sequence ATGTATCTCGGCATTGATATTGGAACCTCGGAACTTAAGGCGCTTCTCATCAACACGCAGGGCGAGATCGTTGCCTCTAACCATGCCACGCTGCACGTGCAGCGTCCGCACGCACATTGGGCTGAGCAGGATCCTGAGCGCTGGTGGCAAGCCTGTGGCGAGGTGATCGCTGGATTGCGTCAGCAGGCCGCACAAACGTGGAGCGAGGTTCGTGCCATTGGTTTATCAGGCCAAATGCATGGCGCAGTGCTGCTGGATGCGCAGGGGCATGTGCTGCGGCCCTGCATCCTGTGGAATGACACGCGCAGCGCGCCACAATGCGAAGCACTGCGCGTGCAGCATCCGGAGATGATGCAGTTGAGCGGCAACATGATCATGCCGGGCTTCACCGCGCCAAAACTACGCTGGGTGGCGGAAAATGAGCCAGAGATTTTCCGCCGCATCGACAAAGTGCTGCTGCCAAAAGATTATCTGCGCTGGCGCATGACGGGACGTTTTGTCAGTGAACCCTCAGATGCGGCGGGCACGCTTTGGCTCGATGTGGCACAGCGCGATTGGTCTGATGAACTGCTGGCGATCACGGGGTTAACGCGCGCGCAGATGCCAGATTTGGTGGAGGGGAGCGCGGTTAGCGCCACGCTACAGGCCAATCTGGCAAGTGAGTGGGGTTTATCGGCCTCGGTTAGCGTCGCGGGCGGCGGCGGAGATAACGCCGCGTCGGCGGTGGGCGTGGGCGCGGTCAATCCGGGGGATGCTTTTATTTCGCTCGGGACTTCAGGTGTGATTTTCGTGGTCAACGATCGCTTACTCGCCGATCCGCAATCTGGCGTACACGCATTCTGTCACGCCTTGCCAGGCCGTTGGCATCAAATGAGCGTGATGCTTAGTGCCGCCAGCTGCCTGCGCTGGTTATGCAATCTGCTGTCGGTTACCGAAAGCCAGTTGATGGACGAGATGGCACAACTCAGCGATGAACAACGGCGTCATGCCCCGGTTTTCCTGCCTTATCTCTCCGGCGAACGCACGCCGCATAACGATCCCGATGCTTCGGGTTCTTTCTTCAATCTGCGACATGAAACACCTCGCGCGCTGCTGGGCTACGCCGTGATTGAAGGGGTGGCGTTTGGGTTGGCAGATGGATTCGCCGTGCTCGGCGATGCGAAGCGGCAGATTCATCAATGCAGCCTTACCGGCGGCGGCGCTCGCAGCACGCTATGGGCGCAGTTGATTGCTGATGTGCTGCAACTGCCGATTGTCACGCATCCCGCCAGCGCGTCTGGCGCATTAGGCGCAGCGCGCCTGGCGTGGCTGGCCGACGGCGGCCTGGAGAGCGAGGTCTGTCTTAAACCATTGGAACAGGCGCGTTATCAGCCGGATGCCGCGCGCGGCAGCGTACTGCAACAGCGACTGCAGGTGTTCCGCACACTCTACGCACAACAGCAGCAGGCGCGTACGTTACTGCCTGATTAA
- a CDS encoding TIGR01777 family oxidoreductase yields MHLLITGGTGLVGRHLIPRLLQIGHQVSVVTRDVAAAREKLDPRVALWSGINQQSDLNGIDGVINLAGEPIADKRWTEQQKQRLCESRWQITEQLVSLINASSNPPQFLISGSATGFYGDTGDLVLTEEDPGHNEFTHALCARWEQLALAAQSDRTRVCLLRTGVVLAKEGGALAKMKLPFKLGVGGPIGSGKQYLPWIHIDDLVNAMLWLIDHPELRGPFNMVAPYAVRNEQFAATLGHVMHRPAFMRTPASAIKLMMGESSVLVLGGQHVLPKRLEESGFGFRWYDLEQALQDVAG; encoded by the coding sequence ATGCATTTACTGATTACGGGCGGCACCGGGCTAGTTGGCCGTCACCTGATTCCGCGCTTATTACAAATTGGTCATCAGGTAAGCGTGGTGACGCGCGATGTCGCCGCCGCACGTGAAAAACTCGATCCTCGGGTGGCACTGTGGTCCGGCATCAATCAGCAGTCTGATTTAAACGGCATTGATGGCGTTATCAATCTTGCAGGAGAACCCATTGCGGACAAGCGCTGGACTGAACAACAAAAGCAGCGGCTGTGTGAAAGCCGCTGGCAGATCACCGAGCAGCTGGTTTCGCTGATAAACGCCAGCAGCAACCCACCTCAGTTTTTAATTTCTGGTTCTGCTACCGGCTTTTACGGGGATACCGGCGATCTGGTGCTCACCGAAGAAGACCCTGGACACAATGAATTTACCCATGCGCTGTGCGCGCGCTGGGAGCAACTCGCCTTAGCAGCGCAGAGCGATCGCACCCGCGTGTGCTTGCTGCGTACCGGCGTGGTGCTGGCCAAAGAAGGTGGCGCACTGGCGAAGATGAAGCTGCCGTTTAAGCTCGGCGTGGGCGGCCCAATAGGCAGCGGTAAACAGTATTTGCCATGGATCCATATCGACGATTTGGTCAACGCCATGCTGTGGTTGATCGATCACCCAGAACTGCGCGGACCGTTTAATATGGTTGCGCCTTACGCCGTACGTAATGAACAGTTCGCTGCCACGCTCGGCCATGTGATGCATCGCCCCGCCTTTATGCGTACGCCAGCCAGCGCCATCAAGTTGATGATGGGGGAATCATCGGTGTTGGTGCTGGGAGGACAACATGTGTTGCCGAAGCGGCTGGAGGAATCAGGCTTTGGTTTTCGCTGGTACGATTTAGAGCAAGCGCTGCAGGATGTCGCCGGTTGA
- the yfcF gene encoding glutathione transferase: MNYPTITLWSDSSFFSPYAMSVYVALTEKGIPFTLKRVDLSQNAQWDEEYRALSLTCRVPTLQIDDVVLTESSAIAEYLEERFPAPEFERLYPRDREKRAHAREVQAWLRSDLMALRAERPTEVLFAGERFAPLTQAGERAASKLISAVQRLLPDGQQNLFGEWSIADTDLAVMINRLALHGDALPVKLQHYAEFQWQRASVQLWLAESGKTR, from the coding sequence ATGAATTATCCAACCATTACTTTGTGGTCCGATTCTTCTTTTTTCAGCCCCTACGCCATGTCGGTTTATGTTGCGCTAACCGAGAAGGGCATTCCCTTCACTCTCAAGCGCGTCGATTTATCGCAGAACGCGCAATGGGATGAAGAGTATCGTGCACTGTCTCTGACCTGTCGGGTACCGACGCTGCAAATTGATGATGTTGTCCTGACGGAGTCTTCCGCGATTGCTGAGTATCTGGAAGAGCGTTTTCCTGCGCCAGAGTTTGAACGACTCTATCCGCGCGATCGCGAAAAACGGGCGCATGCGCGTGAAGTACAGGCGTGGTTACGTAGCGATCTGATGGCGTTGCGTGCCGAACGTCCTACTGAAGTGCTGTTTGCCGGTGAGCGTTTTGCTCCCCTGACGCAGGCAGGTGAACGGGCCGCCAGCAAACTGATCTCCGCCGTACAGCGTCTTCTGCCCGATGGTCAGCAAAATTTGTTTGGTGAATGGTCAATTGCTGATACGGATTTGGCGGTGATGATCAATCGCCTGGCGCTGCATGGCGATGCATTGCCGGTGAAGCTGCAGCACTATGCCGAGTTCCAGTGGCAGCGTGCTTCAGTGCAGCTATGGTTAGCGGAATCCGGTAAAACCCGCTAA
- the yfcD gene encoding NUDIX hydrolase YfcD produces the protein MVDQTAGDGIEWVDIVSEENEVIAQASRAQMRAQCLRHRATYIVVHDGMGKILVQRRTEIKDFMPGMLDATAGGVVQSGEDLLESARREAEEELGIAAVPFAEHGQFYFEDQHCRVWGALFSCVSHGPFAMQEEEVDEIFWMTPEEITARCDEFTDDSLKALSLWLSRNSDAARRKQSSEA, from the coding sequence ATGGTGGATCAAACGGCAGGTGACGGTATCGAGTGGGTTGATATTGTTAGCGAAGAGAACGAAGTCATTGCGCAGGCCAGCCGTGCGCAGATGCGTGCGCAATGTCTGCGTCATCGCGCCACTTATATTGTGGTGCATGATGGCATGGGCAAAATTCTGGTGCAGCGTCGCACTGAAATCAAAGACTTCATGCCGGGTATGCTCGATGCCACTGCCGGTGGTGTGGTGCAGAGTGGGGAAGACCTGCTGGAATCTGCGCGTCGTGAAGCGGAAGAGGAACTCGGTATCGCTGCCGTTCCGTTCGCTGAACACGGACAATTCTACTTTGAAGATCAGCATTGTCGCGTCTGGGGCGCGCTGTTTAGCTGCGTTTCGCATGGTCCCTTCGCGATGCAGGAAGAAGAAGTGGATGAAATTTTCTGGATGACGCCAGAAGAAATCACCGCGCGCTGTGATGAATTCACTGATGATTCGCTGAAAGCGCTGTCGCTATGGCTGAGCCGTAACAGCGATGCTGCACGTCGCAAGCAGAGCAGTGAAGCGTAA